The genome window CGTGCCCTGCCCGAAGGCACGAACGAGGCTCGCCTCCCCGGGAGCGGGCTCCGGTTCGGAACGGCAGGCGGACGTGAGCACGAGCGTCCAGATGGCCACTGAGAGTAGGTGTAAAGATAAAGGGTGAGAGGAACGTGACATGGGTAGGAACCAGAGGGTCTTGCTTCGCGGAGGACCAACGGGCGAGGCCGCTTGAACAAGCTTCGCCGCCGCGCGGCGCGGGATAGAGTGCGCGCGCATCCCATTATTCAATCCATGAGGAGTGTCGCATGAGTCGTTCACTTTCCGGCCAGGTCGCCCTGGTCACCGGCGCGGCCGCCGGCATTGGCCGCGCCACGGCCCTGGCCTTCGCCCGGGAGGGTCTCAAGGTGGTGGTCTCCGATGTCGACGCGGCCGGCGGTGAGGGCACCGTCGCGCAGATCCGCGCGGCCGGCGGCGAGGCCCGCTTCATCCGCTGCGACGTCACCCGGGAAGCCGAGGTCCGCGCGCTGATCGAGGGCACCCAGGCCGCCTATGGGCGTCTGGACTACGCCTTCAACAACGCCGGCATCGACATCGAGAAGACCAAGCTGGCCGATGCCCAGGAGTCCGAGTTCGACGCCATCATGGGCGTGAACGTCAAGGGTGTCTGGCTGTGCATGAAGTATGAAATTCCCCTGATGCTCGCCCAGGGCGGCGGCGCGATCGTCAACACGGCCTCCGTCGCCGGACTGGGCGCGGCACCGAAGATGGGCATCTACTCCGCGTCCAAGCACGCGGTGATCGGTCTGACCAAATCCGCCGCGGTCGAGTACGCGAAGAAGAACGTGCGCATCAACGCGGTCTGCCCGGCGGTGATCGACACCGATATGTATCGCCGCGCCATCGAGGCCGAGCCGCGCAAGGCCGAGTATGCCAAGACCGTGCATCCGATCGGCCGGGTGGGCAAGGTGGAGGAGATCGCCGCGGCGGTGCTCTACCTGTGCAGTGATACGGCGGGCTTCACCACGGGCATCGCGCTGCCGGTGGACGGCGGCGCCACGGCCGTCTGAGGGTCGCCAGGGAGCCCCTGCCACCGTGCTCCCTGGCCCCTGCCTTCCATCTACTCCTGGGAGGGATTGAAACAGGCCCGGATCTGCGTGCACGACCCCGCGCCCCGGCGCGTGCAGTCCAGGGTACTCGAGCACTGCGAACAATCCACGGTGCAGTACCCCGAGGCAAACTCGGAGTCCTGGGACGTCCACGTCGAAGCCAAGGCGCCCACGCTGGCCGCCATCAACATGGTCACGACGAGGGATGCACTCTTCACCATCTTCTTCATGTCGCCTCCTGGGTTCGCGGGTCTCGAGACCCGGCAGGGAGACAGCCTACATGATGGCGGCGGGCTGGCTCCGACAAAGTCCCCTGCCCCCCCTCGTCGCTCTCCTGGCGCGCCATGAAGAGCCGATGCCGATTGACGTGTCGGTTGACACGCCAGCGGACATGTCAGCCCGGCACCTGGTTCTCTCCACGGGGCATCTGACACCCCACCGTCACATCCTGGAGACAAAGCGTATCCGGGCACGGCCCTTGCTGTTCATGCGGCTCGTGCCGACACCGCATCCAGATCGTCTCGAGAAATCAAATCGGAGTTCAAGAATTTGTGGCCTCGTGACTCCCACCCTACAGTTGTTGAATGTCAAACAGGGGGCAGCACATGGCTGAAGAACACAGGAAACAACCCTTTGAGCTGCCCGCGTTCTATGTCCCCTGGCCGGCACGCCTGAATCCCAACCTCGAGGGAGCCCGGACACATTCCAAGGCCTGGGCACGAGCGATGGGCATCCTGGATCCTCCCAAGGAGGAGGCCAAACCGGAGATCTGGACCGAGGCGAAGTTCGACGCCCATGACTATGCCCTGCTCTGCGCGTATACCCACCCGGAAGCGCCAGGTCCGGAACTCGACCTGGTCACGGATTGGTATGTCTGGGTTTTCTTCTTCGACGATCACTTCCTCGAGGTCTACAAACGCCCCCAGGATCAGGTAGGCGCGAAGAAATATCTCGACCGGCTGCCCTCGTTCATGCCGGTGGACCTCTCCGCCACTCCGCCGGAGCCGACCAACGCGGTGGAGCGGGGTCTGCTGGACCTCTGGAACCGGACGGTCCCCACCAAATCCCCGGAATGGCGCAAGCGCTTCTTCGAGAGCACCAAGGCCCTGCTCGAGGAGTCGACGTGGGAGCTGTCCAACATCAGTGAGCACCGCGTCGCCAACCCCATTGAGTACATCGAGATGCGCCGCAAGGTGGGGGGCGCGCCCTGGTCGGCGGATCTCGTCGAGCACGCCGTCTTCGTCGAGGTTCCCGCCCGGATCGCGGACACCCGGCCCATGCGCGTGCTCAAGGACACGTTCGCGGATGGCGTGCACCTGCGCAACGATCTCTTCTCCTACGAGCGGGAGATCCTCGAGGAAGGAGAGCTGTCCAATTGCGTCCTGGTGATGGAGCGCTTTCTCGACGTCGATACACAACGCGCCGCCAACCTGACCAATGACATCCTGACGTCCCGGCTCCAGCAGTTCGAGAACACCGCCGTGACGGAACTTCCCTCCCTGTTCGAGGAGTACGGCCTGACCCCGGACGAGCGCGCCAGCGTGCTCGTCTACATCCGGGGGCTCCAGGACTGGCAATCCGGCGGCCACGAGTGGCACATGCGCTCGAGCCGCTACATGAACCGTGGTGGCGAGAGTTCGGCGGCGGCCGCCTTTCCGCTCGGCCCGACGGGCCTGGGGACCTCGGCGGCGCGTCTGGCGCGGTTGCCCGGCACCCTGGGCTTGGGGCGATTCAAGAGCTTCACCCACGTGCCCTACAAGCCCGTGGGTCCGGTGACGCTGCCCCAGTTCTACATGCCGTACACGACGAGCGTGAACGCCCACCTGGATGCCGCGCGGAGAGATTCCAAGGCGTGGGCTCGCCGGATGGGGATGCTGGATTCCCTGCCCGGCGTTCCCGGTGTCTACATCTGGGATGATCACAAGTTCGATGTCGCGGACGTGGCCCTCTGCGGAGCGCTGATCCATCCGGCGGCGTCCGGCTCCGAGCTCAACCTGACGGCGGGCTGGCTCGTCTGGGGAACCTACGCCGACGACTACTTCCCGGCGCTCTTCGGCAACACCCGCGACATGGCCGGCGCGAAGCTCTTCAACGCCCGGTTGAAGGCCTTCATGCCGGACGATCCCTCCACAATGACCACGGTTCCCACCAACCCGGTGGAGCGAGGTCTGGCCGACCTGTGGGCGCGGACGGCCAGCCTCATGACCCCGAGCGCGCGGAATCTCTTGCGCCAGGCCCTCCAGGACATGACCGGGAGCTGGCTGTGGGAGCTCGCCAATCAGACGCAGAACCGCATCCCGGATCCGGTCGACTACGTGGAGATGCGCCGGAAGACGTTTGGCGCGGATCTCACCATGAACCTCTCCCGGCTGTCCCTGGGCGACGAACTCCCCCCCGAGGTGTTCTACTCCCGGCCGATACGGGGACTCGAGAACTCGGTCGCCGACTACGCCTGCCTGACCAACGACGTCTTCTCCTATCAGAAGGAGCTCGAGTTCGAGGGTGAACTCAACAACGGCGTGCTCGTCATCCAGCGCTTCCTCGACCTCGACAAGGCGGGAGCCGTCGAGG of Cystobacter fuscus DSM 2262 contains these proteins:
- a CDS encoding SDR family oxidoreductase, with amino-acid sequence MSRSLSGQVALVTGAAAGIGRATALAFAREGLKVVVSDVDAAGGEGTVAQIRAAGGEARFIRCDVTREAEVRALIEGTQAAYGRLDYAFNNAGIDIEKTKLADAQESEFDAIMGVNVKGVWLCMKYEIPLMLAQGGGAIVNTASVAGLGAAPKMGIYSASKHAVIGLTKSAAVEYAKKNVRINAVCPAVIDTDMYRRAIEAEPRKAEYAKTVHPIGRVGKVEEIAAAVLYLCSDTAGFTTGIALPVDGGATAV
- a CDS encoding family 2 encapsulin nanocompartment cargo protein terpene cyclase, with amino-acid sequence MAEEHRKQPFELPAFYVPWPARLNPNLEGARTHSKAWARAMGILDPPKEEAKPEIWTEAKFDAHDYALLCAYTHPEAPGPELDLVTDWYVWVFFFDDHFLEVYKRPQDQVGAKKYLDRLPSFMPVDLSATPPEPTNAVERGLLDLWNRTVPTKSPEWRKRFFESTKALLEESTWELSNISEHRVANPIEYIEMRRKVGGAPWSADLVEHAVFVEVPARIADTRPMRVLKDTFADGVHLRNDLFSYEREILEEGELSNCVLVMERFLDVDTQRAANLTNDILTSRLQQFENTAVTELPSLFEEYGLTPDERASVLVYIRGLQDWQSGGHEWHMRSSRYMNRGGESSAAAAFPLGPTGLGTSAARLARLPGTLGLGRFKSFTHVPYKPVGPVTLPQFYMPYTTSVNAHLDAARRDSKAWARRMGMLDSLPGVPGVYIWDDHKFDVADVALCGALIHPAASGSELNLTAGWLVWGTYADDYFPALFGNTRDMAGAKLFNARLKAFMPDDPSTMTTVPTNPVERGLADLWARTASLMTPSARNLLRQALQDMTGSWLWELANQTQNRIPDPVDYVEMRRKTFGADLTMNLSRLSLGDELPPEVFYSRPIRGLENSVADYACLTNDVFSYQKELEFEGELNNGVLVIQRFLDLDKAGAVEVVNKLMTARMQQFEHTVAMELPALADNFGLDASAREKLRGYVKRMQQYMAGVLRWHQAVDRYKEFELKNTRKPGQPSLRPTGLGMSAARIASLFGGTRSSIDNREKDAVLQLERKR